CCGGCTTGTAACACTTCTTTTAGCGTGAAAGACGCCGAACGTCTGCTACAGCAAAAAGTGAGACTGGAGGTGCTGTATGACCCTGGTAAAGCAGAAGTTGATTCCGAAGCAAAGAATTCTTAGCTCATGCTTCTATTGGTTTGTTGTTATTACACAACTAATTGGTGTGAATACATCCGACCAAAAGTAAATCTTTGCAAAATTTCATGCAATTTTGCGAGGTTGCAATATCTAACAATTAAGTTTTAACTACAATCCTTCTCTCATAGCGCGCAAAGAAAGCAATAAAAATGAGGGAGAGCATCTTACCGGGCAAAGATGAGGGGCATTTGCCGGGCAATGTGCAGGACAGCGGTATTGCATCGTTGACGGTTGTGGCGCAGTTATCGGGCGTAGCGGCGAGTGCAGAACGCCTCAAACACTTGTCAGGCAGCTCGGATCGCGTCGACGCGATCACCTTGGTGCGCTTGGCGCGCCAGATTGCGCTCAAGGCCAGGCTCGTCAGGAGCCAATCCCACCGACTTGCCCAGACGCCGCTGCCGGCTATCGCTGAACTCAAGGATGGCAGTTTTATCGTTCTCGCCAAATGCGCCAACGGTGTTCTGCTGCACGACGAGGTCCAGAAACGCACCTTTCAACTCCCTCTGACCGAATTCGAGCAGCTTTGGTCTGGCCGGCTGATCCTGATTACGTCGCGCGCCATTTTGTCGCAGGGCGGCGGCAAGTTCGATGTGTCCTGGTTCGTTCCCTCTATCGTCAAGTACCGCAAGCAATTGCTGGAAGTGCTGGCCGGCTCCTTCTTCCTGCAGTTGTTCGGCTTGGTTTCTCCCTTGTTCATGCAAGTGGTGATCGATAAGGTGTTGGTGCATAAATCCATGTCTACATTGGATGTGCTGGTATTCGGCCTGGTCACCATTTCAGTGTTCGAAGCGTTGTTGGGCGGCCTGCGCACTTACGTCTTTAGCCACACCACTAACCGAATGGATGTCGAACTGGGCAGTCGCCTGTTCAACCATCTGTTGAATCTTCCGCTGGCCTATTTCCAGGCACGGAGGGTCGGCGACAGCGTAGCGCGTGTCCGCGAGCTGGAAAACATCCGCAACTTCCTGACCGGTAATGCCTTGACTGTCGTGATGGATTTGCTGTTCACGTTGGTTTTTTTTGCGGTGATGCTGTCCTACTCTGGCATCTTGACGCTGGTGGTGTTCATCTCGCTGCCGTGCTACATCGCGTTGTCGGTACTGGTGACGCCGGCGCTGAAATCTCGCCTCAACGAAAAATTCCGCCGTTCCGCAGAAAATCAGTCCTTCCTGGTCGAGTCGGTGACCGGCGTCGAAACCATCAAATCGATGGCGGTCGAGCCGTTGATGCAGCGCCGCTGGGAAACGCAGTTGGCCGGCTACGTGTCGATCGCCTTCAAAGCCTCGAATCTCTCCAATGCCGCCAATCAGGTCGCATCCCTCATCAGCAAACTGACCACGGCTGCACTGCTATGGTACGGCGCCAAACTGGCCATTGACGGCACGCTCTCGGTTGGCGAGCTGATCGCCTTCAATATGCTGGCCGGTCGCGTCAGTGCCCCCGTATTGCGCCTGGCACAGCTCTGGCAGGATTTCCAGCAGGTGCGGCTGTCGATGGATCGCTTAGGCGACATCCTCGACAACAAGGCCGAGTCCAGCACGTCAGGCGGGCAAACCTCGATGCCTACCGTCAAAGGCGAAGTCGTGTTCGATAAAGTGGTGTTTCGCTACCGCCATGATGGTCCTGAGATCCTGCGCGGCCTGTCGCTGACTGTGAAGCCGGGTAGCGTCACCGGTATTGTCGGCCCCTCCGGTTCCGGCAAAAGCACTCTTACCAAACTGGTCCAACGTCTTTATTCGCCAGAGCGCGGGCGCGTCTTAATTGACGGTATGGACCTGGCGGTACTCGATCCGGCATCGCTGCGCCGGCAGATAGGCACCGTGCTGCAGGAAAACATGCTGTTCAAAGGGACGGTACGCGACAATATCGCGTTCGCTTCACCAGGCATGGAGTTCGATAAAGTGGTCGAAGCGGCAACGCTGGCCGGCGCCCATGAGTTCGTGCTGGAACTGCCGCAAGGCTATGACACTGAGCTCGGTGAGCGTGGCAATGGTCTGTCCGGTGGGCAGCGGCAGCGCATTGCGATTGCCAGAGCGCTGGCGACCAATCCCAAGATTCTGATTTTTGATGAAGCGACGTCGGCGCTGGATGCAGAATCCGAAGCCATCATTCAGGGCAACATGCAACAGATTTGTGCCGGCCGCACCGTCTTTATCATCGCTCATCGGCTGTCGGCAGTACGGATTGCCGAGCGCATCATCACCGTCGAAAAGGGCGAGATTGTCGAAGAGGGAACGCACGACGAATTAATTCAACGCCGCGGTGGCCGCTATGCGTCCTTGTGGCAGCACCAGACGGGGTATCTGCATGTTGCTTGATACCTTGCGCCATTACTGGGACATCGCCCGCGCTTCGCTTGCCGAAGAAAAGGCGCAGGGCGCGCCGATCAAGCGCCAACGGGATGAAGTTGAATTCTTGCCAGCAGCGCTGGAGGTGCTGGAGACGCCGGCATCGCCAATCGGACGTAGTCTGATGTGGGTCTTGATGATTTTGTTCGCGATTGCGTTGATCTGGTCGATCATTGGCAAGGTCGATGTGGTCGCCGTGGCCCAGGGCAAGATCGTCCCCAATGGGAATAGTAAGGTGATCCAGCCTTTGGAGGCAGGTATCGTCAAGGCGATCCTGGTCAGCAATGGGCAACACGTCAACGCGGGTCAGGTAATGATCGAACTTGATCCTACGGAGGCCGCTGCCGATGTCGGCAAATCGCGCACCGCACGGATTGATGCGATGTTGACCGCCAAACGGGCGCAAGCGCTACTAGATGCGCAACGCGACAACAAACCACCGCAACTCCCGCCCATACCCGATGCCAGGCCAGAGCGGCAACACGACGTGCAACGATTGGCCGAAGGGGCGTTCATTGAATACCGCAGCAAACTAACGTCGCTGCGGGCCGAACTGCAAAAGCGCGAGCATGAATTGCAAACGACCCGGCAAAAGATTTTAGGGGTGGAGCAGACCCTGCCGATTGCGCGTGCTGAAGAGACTGACTATCAATCGCTGCTGGGACAGAATTATGTGCCGCGCCACGCCGCTCTGGAAAAGCAACAGACCCGCATTCAGGCGGAACAGGATCTGGCCTCGCAACAAAGCTACGCACGCCAACTCGCAGATGGGATTTCCGAACAACGGCAAGACATTGAGACTGCGATTGCGCAGTTCCGGCGTGAACAGTTGGATGCGCTCAATCAGGCACAGCAGCAATTGGCGCAAGTGCAGGGTGATGAGGCCAAGTCCACACAGCGGCAAACGCAGACACATCTTAATGCGCCTGTATCCGGTACGGTTCAGCAATTGGATATTCACACGGTGGGCGGCGTGGTGAAACCGGCGCAAGAGCTGCTGGTCCTTGTGCCTGACGATGCGGGTCTGGAGATCGAGGTGCAAATCCTGAACCAGGACATTGGATTTGTGCGGCCTGGACAGGATGCTGCCATCAAGCTCGATGCTTTTCCATATACCCATTACGGTACGCTGCCAGGCAAGGTGATCTCGATTTCGCAGGATGCTGTCAAAGATGACAAGCTGGGCTTGATTTATCCGGCGCGCATCAAGTTATTCAAAGCCACCATCGTTGCCGATGGCAAGACCGAATCCTTGACGCCGGGTATGGCAAGTTCGGTGGAGATCAAGACGGAGCAGCGGCGGATTATTGAATATCTGCTGACGCCGTTGTTGAGGTATCGGAGTGAAGCGTTACGGGAGCGATGATCCGTTCGTGGGGTGGTATTCACGAACTGCAATGCTTGAAATTGATGTCCTATTTACTGTCTGTCATTTGGCGACAGAAATTCTTCATTTAAAGAATTTTTAGATTTTTCAATCACAAGTTATCGGGGCTACACA
The sequence above is a segment of the Collimonas sp. PA-H2 genome. Coding sequences within it:
- a CDS encoding type I secretion system permease/ATPase, whose amino-acid sequence is MRESILPGKDEGHLPGNVQDSGIASLTVVAQLSGVAASAERLKHLSGSSDRVDAITLVRLARQIALKARLVRSQSHRLAQTPLPAIAELKDGSFIVLAKCANGVLLHDEVQKRTFQLPLTEFEQLWSGRLILITSRAILSQGGGKFDVSWFVPSIVKYRKQLLEVLAGSFFLQLFGLVSPLFMQVVIDKVLVHKSMSTLDVLVFGLVTISVFEALLGGLRTYVFSHTTNRMDVELGSRLFNHLLNLPLAYFQARRVGDSVARVRELENIRNFLTGNALTVVMDLLFTLVFFAVMLSYSGILTLVVFISLPCYIALSVLVTPALKSRLNEKFRRSAENQSFLVESVTGVETIKSMAVEPLMQRRWETQLAGYVSIAFKASNLSNAANQVASLISKLTTAALLWYGAKLAIDGTLSVGELIAFNMLAGRVSAPVLRLAQLWQDFQQVRLSMDRLGDILDNKAESSTSGGQTSMPTVKGEVVFDKVVFRYRHDGPEILRGLSLTVKPGSVTGIVGPSGSGKSTLTKLVQRLYSPERGRVLIDGMDLAVLDPASLRRQIGTVLQENMLFKGTVRDNIAFASPGMEFDKVVEAATLAGAHEFVLELPQGYDTELGERGNGLSGGQRQRIAIARALATNPKILIFDEATSALDAESEAIIQGNMQQICAGRTVFIIAHRLSAVRIAERIITVEKGEIVEEGTHDELIQRRGGRYASLWQHQTGYLHVA
- a CDS encoding HlyD family type I secretion periplasmic adaptor subunit; translation: MLLDTLRHYWDIARASLAEEKAQGAPIKRQRDEVEFLPAALEVLETPASPIGRSLMWVLMILFAIALIWSIIGKVDVVAVAQGKIVPNGNSKVIQPLEAGIVKAILVSNGQHVNAGQVMIELDPTEAAADVGKSRTARIDAMLTAKRAQALLDAQRDNKPPQLPPIPDARPERQHDVQRLAEGAFIEYRSKLTSLRAELQKREHELQTTRQKILGVEQTLPIARAEETDYQSLLGQNYVPRHAALEKQQTRIQAEQDLASQQSYARQLADGISEQRQDIETAIAQFRREQLDALNQAQQQLAQVQGDEAKSTQRQTQTHLNAPVSGTVQQLDIHTVGGVVKPAQELLVLVPDDAGLEIEVQILNQDIGFVRPGQDAAIKLDAFPYTHYGTLPGKVISISQDAVKDDKLGLIYPARIKLFKATIVADGKTESLTPGMASSVEIKTEQRRIIEYLLTPLLRYRSEALRER